ACCTCCTGGGCCTTCCCCTCTTCCTCGCCTCGTTGCCCTTCCTCGCCCTCTTTGCCCTCTGGATCAAGAGGGTGAGCCCAGGGCCTGCCTTCTACGCCCAGGAGCGAGAGGGGTACATGGGGCGGACCATCCGCGTGTGGAAGCTCCGAACGATGTACCCGGATGCGGAAAGGCGCCTCGAGGAGTACTTGGAGCGAAACTCGGAAGCCCAGAAGGAGTGGGCGCGGTTCTTCAAGCTAAAGAATGACCCCCGGATCCTTCCTGGGGTCGGCCACTTCCTCAGAAAGACCAGCTTGGACGAGCTCCCCCAGCTCTGGAACGTCCTGAAGGGTGAGATGAGCCTGGTGGGGCCGAGGCCCTTTCCCCGCTACCACCTGGAGAAGTTTCCCAAGGACTTTCGGGCGCTTAGGCGTAGCGTTCTTCCGGGACTAACTGGCCTTTGGCAGGTCTCGGCCCGGAGCGAAGGGGATCTGGAGGTGCAACAGACTCTAGACTCCTACTACATCCGCAACTGGTCCATTTGGCTGGACCTTTACATTTTAGCCCGCACGGTTTGGGTGGTGTTGACCCGGAAGGGCGCGTACTAGGGTAGAGTGGAGCGCGTATGGTGGAGACCCCCCAGGACGAGCCCACCCTTCGGGACATCGTGGGGGTGCTCAGGCGGCACCGGGTGTACCTGTGGACCATTCCCCTCGTCTTCGCTGTTTTGGCCCTCATCTACGGCTTCTTCATCGCCGAGCCCACCTACGCCTCCACCGCCACCCTAAGCGTGGCCCCGGTATAGGTCCAGGCCCAGCTGGAGCAGAGGATCCAGGTGCAGCAGGCCACCCCCATCACCTTTGAGGGGCTAAGGGCCCTGGTCCTCTCCGAGGAGACGGTGGGGGAGGTGTGGGAGGCCCTGCGGAAAGAGGGATTAGGGCTTTTCATCCCACATT
The window above is part of the Thermus islandicus DSM 21543 genome. Proteins encoded here:
- a CDS encoding Wzz/FepE/Etk N-terminal domain-containing protein yields the protein MVETPQDEPTLRDIVGVLRRHRVYLWTIPLVFAVLALIYGFFIAEPTYASTATLSVAPV